From the genome of Proteus vulgaris, one region includes:
- a CDS encoding serine hydrolase domain-containing protein, translating into MVQSMTDAFHALPSASAIYITGAGIQYPFGMAHGFADESTLKKLTVDTPFRIASNTKTFLAAAFLRLWEQDALSLDDDITKYLSTNYQQTLLELGYDLNTITLRHLLSHSSGLFDHANEAYLEKVINSPTHQWTREEQIAHYAHQGFPIIPAGKRFIYSDTGYILLGDILSQFMRKNMATAVRELLHFQDLDLPQTWWEGLEPQPISKKTRARQFAGEHEGTHIDASMDTFGGGGLVMTTLELAKFTADLFEDRVYAHPSTLKEMKWQGSHTGATNYRLGLMAEETNLGTLYYHLGYWGSVACYLPEKQIAIAGFTTQKNNREALTEIIKEAFKRL; encoded by the coding sequence ATGGTTCAATCAATGACTGATGCTTTTCATGCCTTACCCTCAGCGAGTGCTATTTATATTACAGGTGCCGGCATTCAATACCCTTTTGGTATGGCACATGGATTTGCCGATGAAAGTACCCTGAAAAAATTAACTGTAGATACTCCTTTTCGGATCGCAAGCAATACAAAAACCTTTCTCGCAGCCGCTTTTTTACGTTTATGGGAACAAGATGCTCTGTCCCTTGATGATGACATAACTAAGTATTTAAGTACTAATTATCAACAGACATTATTAGAGCTAGGGTATGATCTTAACACTATCACATTGCGCCATTTATTAAGCCACAGCAGTGGTTTATTTGATCACGCAAATGAAGCTTACCTTGAGAAAGTCATAAATAGCCCCACCCATCAGTGGACTCGAGAAGAACAGATCGCGCATTATGCTCACCAAGGTTTTCCCATTATCCCTGCTGGAAAACGCTTTATTTATTCAGATACTGGATACATCTTATTAGGCGATATTCTTTCTCAATTTATGAGAAAAAATATGGCTACAGCAGTTCGTGAATTATTACATTTTCAAGACTTAGATTTACCCCAAACATGGTGGGAAGGTCTGGAGCCACAACCCATATCCAAGAAAACTCGCGCTAGACAATTTGCCGGGGAACATGAAGGTACTCACATTGATGCCTCAATGGATACTTTTGGTGGTGGAGGTCTTGTGATGACAACGCTTGAATTAGCTAAATTCACAGCAGATCTTTTTGAAGATAGAGTGTATGCACATCCATCCACCTTAAAAGAGATGAAATGGCAAGGCTCACATACTGGTGCTACAAATTATCGTTTAGGGTTGATGGCTGAAGAGACGAACTTAGGGACTCTTTATTATCATCTAGGTTATTGGGGTTCTGTTGCTTGTTATTTGCCTGAAAAACAAATTGCTATTGCAGGCTTTACAACTCAAAAAAATAACCGTGAAGCATTAACTGAAATAATTAAAGAAGCATTTAAACGCCTTTAA
- the gorA gene encoding glutathione-disulfide reductase, with protein sequence MTSKHYDYIAIGGGSGGIASINRAAMYGQKCALIEAKALGGTCVNVGCVPKKVMWHAAQIAEAIHQYGPDYGFDTTVNRFDWDTLISSRSAYIDRIHQSYDRVLGNNKVDVIQGFARFVDANTIEVNGEKITADNILIATGGRPVQPNIPGAEYGINSDGFFELKALPKRVAVVGAGYIAVELAGVLNALGSETHLFVRKHAPLRNFDPLIVETLLEVMESEGPKLHTHAIPKAVIKNSDGSLTLQLENGTEQTVDTLIWAIGREPATDNLNLTVTGVELNEKGYIKVDKFQNTNVKGIYAVGDNTGAVELTPVAVAAGRRLSERLFNNKPNEHLDYSNIPTVVFSHPAIGTVGLTEPQAVEQYGAEQVKVYKSSFTAMYSAVTRHRQPCRMKLVCVGADEKIVGIHGIGFGMDEMLQGFAVALKMGATKKDFDDTVAIHPTAAEEFVTMR encoded by the coding sequence ATGACGAGCAAACATTACGATTATATCGCCATTGGTGGCGGTAGTGGCGGTATCGCATCAATTAATAGAGCAGCAATGTATGGCCAAAAATGTGCATTAATTGAAGCGAAAGCATTAGGTGGCACTTGTGTTAATGTGGGCTGTGTACCTAAAAAAGTGATGTGGCATGCAGCGCAAATTGCCGAAGCTATTCATCAATATGGCCCTGATTATGGTTTTGATACGACGGTTAATCGTTTTGATTGGGATACTCTTATCAGTAGCCGTTCTGCTTATATTGACCGTATTCATCAGTCTTATGACCGTGTATTAGGTAATAATAAAGTTGATGTTATCCAAGGGTTTGCTCGTTTTGTTGATGCGAATACGATTGAAGTCAACGGTGAGAAAATCACAGCCGATAATATTCTGATTGCAACAGGCGGACGTCCTGTTCAACCTAATATTCCAGGTGCCGAATATGGCATTAATTCTGACGGCTTCTTTGAGTTAAAAGCATTACCAAAACGTGTTGCTGTCGTTGGTGCTGGTTATATTGCAGTAGAACTTGCAGGTGTGTTAAATGCTTTAGGAAGTGAAACGCATCTATTTGTACGCAAACATGCCCCACTGCGTAATTTCGATCCATTAATTGTTGAAACTCTGCTTGAAGTGATGGAGAGCGAAGGGCCTAAGCTACATACTCACGCGATCCCTAAAGCGGTGATCAAAAATTCAGATGGCAGTTTAACGCTACAGCTGGAAAACGGCACAGAACAAACCGTCGATACTTTAATTTGGGCAATTGGTCGCGAGCCTGCAACCGATAACCTTAATCTGACAGTAACAGGCGTTGAGTTAAACGAAAAAGGTTATATCAAAGTCGATAAATTCCAAAATACCAATGTAAAGGGAATTTATGCTGTGGGCGATAACACTGGTGCGGTTGAATTAACCCCGGTCGCAGTTGCTGCAGGCCGTCGTCTATCAGAGCGTTTATTTAACAATAAACCTAATGAGCACTTAGATTATTCGAATATCCCTACGGTTGTCTTTAGCCATCCAGCTATTGGTACTGTTGGTTTAACAGAGCCTCAAGCCGTTGAGCAATACGGTGCTGAACAGGTCAAAGTATATAAATCTTCTTTCACCGCAATGTATAGTGCTGTGACTCGTCATCGCCAACCTTGCCGTATGAAACTTGTTTGTGTGGGAGCTGATGAAAAAATTGTCGGTATTCACGGTATTGGTTTTGGTATGGATGAAATGTTACAAGGTTTTGCAGTTGCACTGAAAATGGGGGCAACGAAGAAAGACTTTGATGACACTGTGGCAATTCACCCAACGGCAGCCGAAGAATTTGTTACCATGAGATAA
- the fic gene encoding protein adenylyltransferase Fic, translating into MSWSPKTPYNDLPLLPPDLELIETREILKACINARSAIAELKTAGELIPDQELLINILPILEAKDSSRIENIVTTSDQLFQYIDHQVGADPATKEALRYRTALYDGYTHLETYPLCTNTAIAICTKLRAIQTDIRKTPGTVLRDQNNHVVYTPPEGEESIRNLLSNWERFIHNEDDLDPLVKMAIAHYQFECIHPFPDGNGRTGRILNILYLIQSGLLTLPILYLSRFILEKRDDYYTLLRKVTEEGDWGSWILFMLKAVESTSQWTTSKILSIRKLMEETTDYVCENLPKIYTYELIQILFMQPYCRIDNLVQHGVAKRQTASIYLKQLVEIGVLEEMSVGREKLYLNTKLLQELNQ; encoded by the coding sequence ATGAGTTGGTCTCCTAAAACACCCTATAACGATCTACCACTGTTACCACCAGATCTGGAACTCATTGAAACACGTGAAATATTAAAAGCGTGCATCAATGCGCGCTCAGCAATTGCTGAATTAAAAACAGCAGGAGAGTTAATTCCTGATCAGGAGTTATTGATAAATATCCTTCCAATATTGGAAGCAAAAGACTCTTCACGTATTGAAAACATTGTAACAACCAGTGATCAGCTTTTTCAGTATATTGATCATCAAGTCGGTGCTGATCCTGCAACTAAAGAAGCACTTCGTTATCGTACTGCTCTTTATGATGGTTATACTCATCTTGAAACTTATCCACTTTGTACCAACACAGCGATAGCAATTTGCACCAAATTACGCGCAATACAAACTGATATAAGAAAAACCCCTGGTACCGTATTACGTGATCAGAATAATCATGTGGTGTATACGCCACCAGAGGGTGAAGAGTCTATTCGTAATTTGCTGTCAAATTGGGAGCGTTTTATACACAATGAAGATGATTTAGACCCATTAGTAAAAATGGCTATTGCACATTATCAGTTTGAATGCATTCATCCATTCCCTGATGGGAACGGTAGAACAGGGCGAATACTTAATATTTTGTATTTAATTCAAAGCGGATTACTTACATTACCTATTCTTTATTTATCACGCTTTATCTTGGAAAAGCGTGATGATTACTACACGCTTTTACGTAAAGTAACCGAAGAAGGTGATTGGGGATCTTGGATACTATTTATGTTAAAGGCTGTTGAAAGTACATCTCAATGGACAACAAGTAAAATATTATCTATACGTAAACTTATGGAAGAAACAACTGATTATGTGTGTGAGAACCTTCCTAAAATATATACTTACGAGCTAATCCAAATTCTTTTTATGCAGCCATATTGCCGGATTGATAATCTTGTTCAACATGGTGTAGCTAAACGGCAAACAGCATCGATATATCTTAAACAGCTAGTTGAAATTGGTGTGTTGGAAGAAATGAGTGTTGGTCGTGAAAAGTTGTATCTCAATACCAAATTATTACAAGAGTTGAATCAATAA
- the yhjD gene encoding inner membrane protein YhjD, translating into MSEEQQQKTADEKTQLTQPLKKGLEKGLHGGKKAIGIGIKISNFITNIPFIAHLIRAAERFTDRMGNQFGAAITYFSFLSLIPVLMLSFACAGFVLASNPDLLAKLITGVANSIDDPTLAATVQQSIDTAVRQRTTVGLTGLAIALYSGVNWVGNLRQAILAQSRLVWERNKEEQEKIYFRYFRDFLALIGLLFALIVTITLTSVAGSAQRMIVHTLGLDGIEWLTPAWTTIGLTISITANYLLFLWILWILPRHQPKRISLMKGTLIAAIGFEILKSVMTWMLPRIASSPSGAAFGSVIGLMAFFYFFARLTLFCAAWIATDGPNMRKEQLTETQSTS; encoded by the coding sequence ATGTCAGAAGAGCAGCAACAAAAAACAGCAGATGAAAAAACTCAACTGACTCAGCCACTAAAAAAAGGGCTGGAAAAAGGATTACATGGTGGAAAAAAAGCCATCGGTATTGGGATAAAAATTAGTAATTTCATTACCAATATTCCTTTTATTGCACATCTTATTCGTGCCGCAGAGCGCTTCACTGATAGAATGGGAAATCAGTTTGGTGCCGCTATCACTTATTTCTCATTTTTATCATTAATCCCTGTATTAATGCTTTCCTTTGCCTGTGCCGGTTTTGTTTTAGCCTCAAATCCCGATTTGCTCGCTAAATTAATTACTGGTGTAGCAAATAGTATCGACGATCCAACATTGGCTGCAACCGTTCAACAAAGTATTGATACCGCTGTTCGTCAACGTACAACTGTCGGTTTAACGGGTTTAGCAATTGCACTTTATTCTGGTGTTAATTGGGTTGGTAACTTACGTCAGGCCATTTTGGCACAATCACGACTTGTTTGGGAAAGAAACAAAGAAGAGCAAGAAAAAATCTATTTCCGCTATTTCCGTGATTTCTTAGCGCTGATTGGCTTACTCTTTGCGTTAATTGTCACTATAACACTCACTTCTGTTGCGGGATCAGCCCAAAGAATGATTGTTCATACCTTAGGATTAGATGGCATTGAATGGTTAACGCCGGCATGGACAACCATCGGCCTAACAATCTCCATTACTGCAAACTATTTACTATTTTTGTGGATATTATGGATTTTACCTCGCCATCAACCTAAACGTATTTCTCTTATGAAAGGTACGCTTATCGCCGCCATTGGCTTTGAAATTTTAAAATCCGTAATGACATGGATGCTACCAAGAATAGCAAGCTCACCTTCAGGTGCCGCATTTGGTTCGGTAATAGGCTTAATGGCTTTCTTCTACTTTTTTGCTCGATTAACACTCTTTTGTGCCGCGTGGATCGCCACTGATGGTCCAAATATGCGTAAAGAACAGCTGACTGAAACGCAATCAACATCTTAA
- a CDS encoding RidA family protein, with the protein MRYKSLLVALPFIFGVASANAAENVVHHKLDGMPISEAVEINAGNNLVFLSGKVPTKKSANAPEGELASYGNTEEQTINVLEQIKTNLNNLGLDMKDVVKMQVFLVGGEENNGTMDFKGFMNGYSKFYDASKTDQLPARSAFQVYKLANPAWRVEIEVIAVRPAK; encoded by the coding sequence ATGCGCTATAAAAGTTTACTTGTTGCCCTGCCTTTTATTTTTGGTGTAGCAAGCGCAAATGCAGCGGAGAATGTTGTGCATCATAAATTAGACGGTATGCCTATTTCAGAAGCAGTTGAAATTAATGCAGGCAACAATCTGGTTTTCTTAAGTGGTAAAGTTCCTACTAAGAAATCAGCAAATGCACCAGAAGGTGAATTAGCTTCTTATGGTAATACAGAAGAACAAACCATTAATGTTCTAGAGCAAATCAAAACTAACTTGAATAATCTTGGTCTTGATATGAAAGACGTTGTTAAGATGCAAGTATTCTTAGTTGGTGGTGAAGAAAATAATGGCACTATGGATTTTAAAGGTTTCATGAACGGTTACTCTAAGTTCTATGATGCTTCAAAGACTGATCAACTACCAGCACGCTCAGCGTTCCAAGTTTATAAACTGGCGAACCCTGCATGGCGTGTAGAAATTGAAGTTATCGCTGTTCGTCCTGCAAAATAA
- a CDS encoding HAMP domain-containing protein: protein MKPHLKHSLTIKQMAAVAGVTLVTIAIFISIQLVYLIDQRREDYQNQLFNAGVSIQQPLADALLRSDLNDAKKQIIGLKATGILGKAIVMQPENIQVMNLDFAPKKDVSDFSSWLFGIPVEAVIPLQPLGITSTDDKSYTGYLILQADTNRFYRFASNTVALMLTTYLLMGLILTVAISWCINRIVVKPLRQIAVTLNKDSQVSALSCPESHRDDEIGLLVKGYNHQKSDQKLPKV from the coding sequence ATGAAACCTCATCTTAAACATTCATTAACAATAAAACAGATGGCCGCAGTTGCGGGCGTTACGTTGGTGACTATTGCTATTTTTATCAGTATCCAACTTGTCTATTTGATAGATCAACGCCGTGAAGATTATCAAAATCAGCTTTTTAATGCGGGTGTCAGTATCCAGCAACCACTTGCTGATGCATTGTTACGATCAGATTTAAATGATGCCAAAAAACAGATAATTGGGTTAAAAGCAACGGGTATCCTCGGTAAAGCGATAGTGATGCAACCTGAGAATATTCAAGTGATGAACTTAGATTTTGCACCCAAAAAAGACGTATCTGATTTCTCAAGCTGGCTTTTTGGTATCCCTGTTGAGGCTGTTATTCCATTACAGCCATTAGGTATTACTTCAACAGATGATAAGTCTTATACCGGCTATCTTATTTTACAGGCTGACACAAACCGTTTTTATCGTTTTGCCAGCAACACTGTCGCACTAATGTTAACCACATATCTGTTAATGGGACTTATTCTAACGGTTGCGATTAGCTGGTGTATCAATCGTATTGTGGTGAAACCTTTACGCCAAATAGCCGTTACTCTTAATAAAGATAGCCAAGTTTCTGCTTTATCTTGTCCAGAATCACATCGTGATGATGAGATTGGTTTGCTGGTTAAAGGATATAATCATCAAAAATCTGATCAAAAATTGCCGAAGGTCTGA
- a CDS encoding insulinase family protein, which produces MQGVMTRILLGSVMFGAVVCQVQAEALQPDPAWQEGRLANGFQWQILQTPQRPNDRIQIRLLVNTGSLSEKSSETGFSSLVSKLNVLENTGLTPEKRDNLWKNALDPDYPLPPMIVSYDFTVYNLSLPNNQPELLKDAFALLAGIAKPAQYTENAVRNAVQSPLPIATFPLNIEDPIWRSRLEGSNLKGHNPGKPVNQSVNTKELSDYQQRWYTPDMMTLYITGNVDNRVLTESINQAFSSLSGKRVTPVPVPMLADMKPETLYVQEPMRAKDQISLIWDLDWSPVKDSDALNKYWLSDLAREVIFVHLGRSLEQRKENDSTQVNIDCRVQYQRASCSLNVDTATANIPALASWVGEELGRLRNQGISDELYKELQQEKQLQLTQLFARYAKTSTAILINQRLLSQQSNIIDIPPEQYQRLRQAFLAGLTKETLNQELSRVLSEDITFVLTQSGETPTVNLGELRIQFEKQVHPEVVNTPASEPANTAPNKTVETPTVTTPAKK; this is translated from the coding sequence ATGCAGGGTGTAATGACACGAATTTTATTGGGAAGCGTTATGTTTGGCGCTGTTGTTTGCCAAGTTCAGGCCGAAGCTTTACAGCCTGATCCTGCTTGGCAAGAAGGGCGACTAGCAAATGGTTTTCAGTGGCAAATCTTACAAACACCGCAACGCCCTAATGATAGAATACAAATTCGTTTATTAGTGAATACAGGTTCTTTATCAGAGAAAAGCAGTGAAACGGGTTTTTCATCCTTGGTGTCTAAACTCAATGTATTAGAAAATACAGGCCTGACACCAGAGAAGCGCGATAACTTATGGAAAAATGCGTTAGATCCAGATTATCCGTTACCGCCAATGATCGTTTCATACGATTTTACGGTTTATAATTTAAGTCTGCCAAATAACCAACCTGAACTATTAAAAGATGCTTTTGCATTGCTTGCGGGAATTGCTAAGCCAGCGCAATATACTGAAAATGCAGTCCGTAACGCTGTTCAGTCCCCACTTCCTATTGCCACATTTCCACTTAATATTGAAGATCCTATTTGGCGCTCACGTCTTGAAGGATCTAATCTAAAAGGCCACAATCCCGGTAAGCCAGTTAATCAGTCAGTTAATACAAAAGAATTATCAGATTATCAACAGCGTTGGTATACCCCTGATATGATGACGCTTTATATTACTGGCAATGTTGATAATCGAGTATTGACCGAAAGTATTAATCAGGCCTTTTCATCGCTATCTGGAAAGCGAGTTACCCCTGTTCCAGTACCGATGTTGGCAGATATGAAGCCTGAAACATTATATGTACAAGAGCCCATGCGAGCTAAAGATCAAATTTCTTTAATTTGGGATCTAGATTGGTCGCCAGTAAAAGACTCTGATGCGTTAAATAAATATTGGTTAAGTGATTTAGCACGCGAAGTGATCTTTGTTCATTTAGGCCGTAGCCTTGAACAACGTAAAGAAAATGACAGTACGCAAGTTAACATTGATTGCAGAGTACAATATCAGCGCGCCAGTTGTTCTTTGAATGTTGATACTGCGACAGCAAATATTCCAGCGTTAGCATCATGGGTGGGTGAAGAATTAGGTCGTTTGCGTAATCAAGGCATTAGCGATGAGTTATATAAAGAGCTTCAACAAGAGAAACAACTTCAGTTAACACAGCTTTTTGCCCGCTATGCAAAAACAAGTACGGCTATTTTAATTAATCAGCGTTTGTTATCACAACAAAGCAATATTATTGATATTCCTCCTGAGCAATATCAACGTTTACGCCAAGCATTTTTAGCCGGTTTAACTAAAGAAACATTAAATCAGGAGCTTTCAAGAGTATTGTCTGAAGATATTACTTTTGTATTAACGCAAAGTGGTGAAACACCGACCGTAAATTTAGGTGAATTGCGTATTCAATTTGAAAAGCAAGTTCATCCAGAAGTAGTAAATACACCAGCTTCAGAACCCGCTAATACGGCACCAAATAAAACGGTGGAAACACCTACAGTGACAACTCCGGCGAAGAAATAA
- a CDS encoding DUF1090 domain-containing protein, which yields MKKVLFTAIALTLSVSSVYANTSINGCEIKKQNIQKQMEYAKAHGNQYRLQGLERALQNVERYCAPEKVVENTRLELREKQLDVKERELELKEAQLKGDTDKIAKQERKLAEEKAELKAIEDELNLLTK from the coding sequence ATGAAAAAAGTACTCTTTACCGCAATTGCATTAACACTGTCTGTTAGCAGTGTGTATGCCAACACCTCAATCAATGGCTGCGAGATTAAAAAACAAAATATCCAAAAACAGATGGAATATGCAAAAGCACACGGTAATCAATACCGCCTACAAGGCTTAGAACGAGCATTACAAAATGTTGAGCGTTATTGCGCACCAGAAAAAGTGGTTGAAAATACGCGCCTTGAATTACGTGAAAAACAACTTGATGTCAAAGAGCGTGAACTTGAATTAAAAGAAGCTCAACTCAAAGGTGATACAGATAAAATCGCCAAACAAGAAAGAAAATTGGCTGAAGAAAAAGCAGAATTAAAAGCTATTGAAGATGAATTAAATCTACTGACAAAATAA
- a CDS encoding 23S rRNA (adenine(2030)-N(6))-methyltransferase RlmJ: protein MLSYRHSFHAGNHADVLKHIVQTLIIESLKEKEKPFLYLDTHAGAGRYQLTNAHATRTGEYLEGIARLWQQDEVPELILPYLEAVGELNSNGELRYYPGSPLLAGKLLREQDSLVLTELHPTDYPLLRTEFSRDPRVRVSREDGFGQLKSKLPPASRRGFALIDPPYELKQDYSAVVKGVVEGHKRFATGTYAIWYPVVHRQQIKRMLKELEATGIRKILQIELAVKPDSDQLGMTASGMIVINPPWKLESQMKSILPWLHKTLVPEGIGHTSVEWVVPE from the coding sequence ATGCTGAGCTATCGCCATAGTTTTCATGCTGGCAACCACGCCGATGTTTTAAAACATATTGTTCAAACACTCATCATTGAGTCTTTAAAAGAGAAAGAAAAACCATTTCTTTATCTTGATACTCATGCTGGCGCTGGACGTTATCAATTAACCAATGCTCATGCGACTCGCACTGGCGAATATCTAGAAGGTATTGCACGCTTATGGCAACAAGATGAGGTACCAGAGCTTATTTTACCTTACCTTGAAGCCGTTGGAGAATTAAACTCAAATGGTGAACTGCGTTATTATCCTGGTTCTCCTTTATTGGCGGGAAAACTATTAAGAGAACAAGATTCTTTGGTGTTAACGGAATTACACCCAACAGATTACCCTCTATTACGCACAGAATTTTCTCGTGATCCGCGAGTGAGAGTTTCTCGCGAAGATGGTTTTGGCCAATTGAAATCTAAACTACCACCCGCAAGTCGTCGTGGATTCGCATTAATTGATCCTCCTTATGAGCTTAAACAGGATTATTCTGCTGTAGTGAAAGGTGTTGTGGAAGGTCATAAACGCTTTGCAACGGGAACATATGCGATTTGGTATCCAGTGGTTCATCGTCAGCAAATTAAGCGTATGCTAAAAGAGCTTGAAGCAACTGGCATTCGTAAAATTTTACAAATTGAATTAGCAGTAAAACCTGATAGTGATCAATTAGGTATGACGGCATCAGGTATGATTGTGATTAACCCACCTTGGAAGCTAGAGTCACAAATGAAATCAATATTACCTTGGTTACATAAAACATTAGTTCCTGAAGGTATTGGTCATACATCAGTTGAATGGGTTGTACCAGAATAA
- a CDS encoding NAD(P)/FAD-dependent oxidoreductase — MKISRRKLLLGVGAAGVLAGGAALVPMVRRDGKFVETKSRVSFVEGTEGALPKESDAVIIGAGIQGIMTAINLAERGMSVTILEKGEIGGEQSGRAYSQIISYQTSPEIFPLHHYGKILWRGMNEKIGADTSYRTQGRVEALADEKAFDKAQAWIKTAKESAGFDTPLNTRIIKGDELSNRLVGAQTPWTVAAFEEDSGSVDPETGTPALARYAKQIGVKIYTNCAVRGIETAGGKISDVVTEKGAIRTSHVVLAGGIWSRLFMGNMGIDIPTLNVYLSQQRVSGVPGAPRGNVHLPNGIHFREQADGTYAVAPRIFTSSIVKDSFLLGPKFMHLLGGGELPLEFSIGEDLFNSFKMATSWKLDEKTPFEQYRIATATQNTEHLDAVFQRMKAEFPVFEKSQVVERWGAVVSPTFDELPIISEVKEYPGLVINTATVWGMTESPAAGELTADIVTGKKPVIDPTPFRMDRFK, encoded by the coding sequence ATGAAAATTTCAAGGAGAAAGCTGCTTTTAGGTGTTGGTGCTGCGGGCGTTTTAGCTGGCGGTGCTGCGTTAGTTCCAATGGTTCGTCGTGATGGCAAATTCGTTGAAACTAAATCTAGAGTATCATTTGTCGAAGGGACAGAAGGTGCTCTACCTAAAGAGTCTGATGCAGTGATTATCGGTGCTGGTATCCAAGGCATCATGACCGCTATCAACCTTGCAGAACGTGGCATGAGTGTCACTATTTTAGAAAAAGGCGAGATTGGCGGTGAACAATCGGGCCGAGCATACAGCCAAATTATTAGCTATCAAACATCACCAGAAATTTTCCCATTACATCATTACGGGAAAATCTTATGGCGTGGTATGAACGAGAAAATTGGTGCAGACACCAGTTATCGTACACAAGGTCGCGTAGAAGCACTTGCTGATGAAAAAGCGTTTGATAAAGCCCAAGCATGGATCAAAACAGCAAAAGAATCTGCAGGATTTGATACGCCATTAAATACTCGCATTATTAAAGGTGATGAGTTATCAAACCGTCTTGTTGGTGCGCAAACGCCATGGACTGTTGCTGCTTTCGAAGAAGACTCAGGTTCTGTTGATCCAGAAACAGGTACACCAGCATTAGCACGTTATGCTAAGCAAATTGGTGTAAAAATCTACACCAACTGTGCAGTAAGAGGTATTGAAACTGCTGGTGGTAAAATTTCTGATGTTGTAACAGAAAAAGGTGCAATTAGAACATCTCATGTTGTTCTTGCTGGTGGTATTTGGTCACGCCTATTTATGGGTAACATGGGCATTGATATTCCAACGCTGAATGTTTACTTATCACAACAACGTGTATCAGGTGTTCCTGGCGCACCTCGTGGTAACGTGCATTTACCAAACGGCATTCACTTCCGTGAGCAAGCGGATGGTACTTACGCTGTCGCACCACGCATTTTCACAAGTTCTATTGTGAAAGATAGTTTCTTATTAGGACCTAAGTTCATGCACCTATTAGGTGGTGGTGAGCTACCATTAGAATTCTCTATCGGTGAAGACTTATTTAATTCATTTAAGATGGCAACATCTTGGAAATTAGATGAAAAAACACCGTTCGAACAATATCGCATTGCAACAGCAACACAAAATACTGAGCACTTAGATGCTGTGTTCCAAAGAATGAAAGCTGAATTCCCTGTATTTGAAAAATCTCAAGTTGTTGAGCGTTGGGGTGCAGTTGTTAGTCCAACATTTGATGAATTACCTATTATTTCTGAGGTCAAAGAATATCCAGGCCTAGTTATTAATACCGCTACAGTTTGGGGAATGACTGAAAGCCCTGCAGCCGGTGAATTAACGGCTGATATTGTAACAGGTAAAAAACCAGTTATTGATCCAACACCATTTAGAATGGATCGTTTTAAGTAG
- a CDS encoding 2-hydroxymuconate tautomerase family protein yields MPYVNIKITREGATAEQKEQLIAGATQLLVDVLGKNPATTVVVIDEVETDNWGIGGKTVTELRAVAKNK; encoded by the coding sequence ATGCCATACGTTAATATTAAAATCACACGCGAAGGTGCAACTGCCGAACAAAAAGAACAACTTATTGCGGGTGCAACACAACTTTTGGTTGATGTCTTAGGCAAAAACCCAGCAACCACAGTCGTTGTGATCGATGAAGTAGAAACGGATAACTGGGGAATAGGCGGTAAAACCGTAACAGAATTACGAGCAGTGGCAAAAAATAAATAA